The following nucleotide sequence is from Cydia splendana chromosome 11, ilCydSple1.2, whole genome shotgun sequence.
gtatttaaaataagttatttcacaccatgcatgaaataaagcacaaaataattattagaaaaatatagatagcagttatttttaaacacaagttctatttaagaaATCGGATAGTAATAACTATATGCGGCAAAAAGGCGAGAAAGACAACGCTTTGCGCctgcattttttaaatttaccgccttttttactgacgtatatggcttgccaaactatatatCATTGCCTAACTAAAAATTCATAACACAAGCTTACAGTGGGCTTAGTTAATTTAGTAAGAATCTCCtatattacttatttaatttgaatgtgTGTAGAATATTCGTACCTTTCTTTTTCTCCATTCTGCTCTTGTTTTTCCTCTTCTTCCTCGTCCTCTTCCTCTTCTTCTTCGTCTTCCTCTTCCTGTTTGAAACAACATTTGTTACTTTACCAACAAAAGTGAACTATGtatttatagttggtcaagcagatcttgtcagtagaaaaaggcggcaaatttgaaaaatgtaggcgcgtagggatatcgtctcatagaaaatttgaatttcgcgtctttttctactgacaagatttgcttgaccagatATAGTTAAGAGAAACTTAGGCGTTGCGGATATATGATAAATCTGAatcaaaagaaataaatcagATCTGAACACACTTTTGGGTTTTTGATTCTTATTTCAAGGACTACTCCCAATAGGCTCTAACTGTTTCACGCAGCCTCAGTAGGTGGTGTTCAGCCGCGCTGTGGTCAGTGCTTTACTACGAGCGCTGTGACAGTTACACTAGTAAAACCAGATTGGCCGCCGCTGTTTTATATTTAGAAATCTCTGAGACCCTCAAATTgtgaatagggtatttgactgtatttaaaataaattatttaacaccatgcatgaaataaagcaccagaagacaAATAGAGAAACGTGGACAGCAGTCATTTTTAgatacaatttatattttaaaacccgtataaaactataaagagtaggtaatttgattgtgacgtcacatgctagtgtttcatataaattccataatagcaaaatcgttttgacagctctAAAAAAGAAACTAGTTGTCAAAAATCGGAATGTTAACGCAAAACAAAAAAGGCGCCCAATTTTTTTTAGTTACCACATCTGAACGGGCTCTTCCCTGAGCCTCAGTCGAGCTTCAGTTAGGCAACGGTTACCTGAACAGGTTCCAATTGTTTTTCTCTGAGCCTCAATATACGGTGTTCGTTCGCGCTGAGCGGCCGGTGCGTCACCACGAGCCGCGTCAGCGCCTGCGCGGCCGCCCCGGCGCGCGCGCGGCGCTTGGAGAGCCGCACGCGGGTTTCTAGCTCGTTGTAGTACACTGCGTGGTTTCTCACAACCTGGAGGAGAAATAGAATACATCACTGAAGTATactaaaatacttaattttattaattaatagcTGTTTCATATGTGGAAGCCTATGTAATTTTTCCCTGCCAACACCACTGGGTGTTGCCTAAATAAATTTGCCTATGGAGAGTCCAGGACTAACGCTTACTATTAATTAAAATCGGGTTCCATAGGTAATTTGACTATGAAAAGGTAACGAGCAGACAAGTAAAGTAAGCACAAATTTCAAGTACAATGTGACTAAGtattaaattatcatttttaCCTAACTTTCATTTTATGGCTACAATTcgtactaataaaaaatatttatcttattaCTTGTACAACAACGTATgcaatgtaaatatataatgcAATCAGACAAGCATTGGTAGCACAGCTGTAAGAGCGGTGAACTAGGCTAGTTTCCCAGGATCGCTAGATTGAATCTTGtgaatattttcaaaaattgccttaacacattcactgtcaTTCTTTTCCAAGAATATGCTAGGTGTGTCTATTTAGTATTGGAAATGCGGTGAAAGTGTTAAAAAACTCACCAAGAAATAATTCTCCTCATAACCCTTAGAAGCCTTGCTCTTAACGTTCCAGTTGTATTCCCGAGCCATCTTGTACTCGTAAGTATCCCCGTCCAGGTACGGAACGTTTTCGGTGACGTCTCTGCGGCGCTTCAATATCGTGTCTTCGGTGGGCAGACAGTAGGCTACGAATTGTTCTCCGCTTTCGTCCATCACACCTCTGTGAACACATTAGAAGTGATTTAATTTTACGTAAAATTTTAACAATGGTGTTCcagacctttgggaggcgtgcgcggagccgaagacgacacgtagaggcccttttgacactttaatgaataaggggtacaccgagcggatgctgccctagcccgtgtcatgggacttgataggtttattattaatttattatgtagTGTTGTGGCTGTATATAGCCATAGCcactagggtggttcacgtttgtatgggaaaaattcaaactctagctagaagaagcggcaccctctcattttgttacacttattatattGACAAAATACGTCAAGTTttataatcttatctcaactacaagggggtgctcaaacactttgaaatttttcaaagttgtattgaataaaaaaaaatatttttttttatgtaagttGTAGTTTTGACGTTAttagaaagtgtgatttaaaagtttttaattaaataaacatttttatttctatcttaatgattttttttaggtgaaattcaaaaaatcttacttttgaaaaattataaaaaatagaaataaaaatgtttctcTTCTTTAAAACTTACAAATGACATGTACAAATAGTGCGAAAACATACttcaataaaattctgaataataaaaacttttttttaagggttttatacaaaatacaaaatttcaaagtggttgagcacccccttgtagttgagataaagttACGAAACTTgctgtattttatcagcataataagtgtaacaaaaagggggtgccccgtaggaaaataaaaaaaatgttttttgaaccaccctaataGCCACTTTTGTTAATGAGCCAGTGCTCATTAACAAATCTACTATTTTGGTGAAATATAGTATGAGGATGAGAAATGTATTGTTGAAGttcattaattaattaggtTATAGAACttataattacttaaattataAAACACAGTATCATTTTCTAACCATTGTACCTGGCTGGACCGACTTATTTTAacgcacattaaaaaaaaattgtgggaTGCCAATCTttaaaacaaactaaaatacttTGAGTTTTTAGAGCCATAATTTTTCTGCTTTAAAGCCTCCTTGATCTCCTGCCAACAATGACCAATGGGCATTATTTGGCCATCCctatataaaaagaaaaaccggagaagtgcgagtcagactcgcccaccgagggttccgtactttttaataggtatttgttgtaatagcagcaataatcatctgtgaaaatttcaactgtctatgaagtggagtcttagtattagtaataaggtcccgtttttaccctttgggtatggaaccctaaaaattgcagCAATTAGTTTTAAGAACGATAATTTTTCTGCTTTATAAGCCTTGGGCCAGATTAAACATTCATTGGGCATTCTTTGCCCATCCCtggataaaaagaaaaatgtaCAATGAAATACTGACCGAATCATAGCCTGTGACATAGCTTCAATTTGTCCGGCGACATTCTTATCCGCCGGTGCAGGATCCGTGTCAAATATGACCTGCGCACATGGATACTTCCACATCTCAAAGTCTGGGAACACCGGCATAATCTCCACGGGCACAACTCCTGGCTTGCTGTAGTGCTTCTCGATAGGCAACTTGTTGTCTTCAAATGTCTTTTCGATGGCCTTGATCTGGCTCTCACGGTCCATGTAAAGAGTCTCTTCGCTGAATATCTTCTTGACATTGTAACCGACTTTAGCTTCAACCTGTAAATTTTGTTAAATGaatttgtatattataataGGTATCTTGGATTCTTATTTATCTATGGGTGGTATTTCacctaattaaaaccaaaatattactttgctataAATTTTtgcttttggtggtggtttgttatatttatttgcgtatttatttttgcggtgggagggtgggaacattaattgcatgtaaaattacgcaagtaagtataacgggttagcacttaGCAGTAATTGATCTTTTTCGCggatttgttatatttatttgcgtatttatttttggggtgggagggtgggaacattaattgcatgtaaaaatacgcaagtaagtataacgggttagcacttaGCAGTAATTGATCTTTTTCatggattagcaaagtaatattttggttttaattaatatggatttcggCAAAGTAACATCTGATTCTatttggtattccacctgtccaattaaAGCAAAAGCaaatctcactctctcattaaagcaaaatgtgagacacaatacacattggacaaagaaattggaataccaccctattataaatatctaaattaattaaattaatgtggTGACTGATTTTATAAACAATAAATGAGTTTGGAAGATTTTACTCATATTATTatcattaaatcatttttaaataaattactaaaactatgttatgtaatttacagttgtaaataaaatttcattacaTAAAAAAGGTTCATATTAGTAAGAGTCCGGCCTTCATAAAACAccagttattattatttaaaaacagtggttgatttgccctaaggcccagtaggcccagGCCTgtggcaagatattaggggcggcaaattgtggcaaaaaattcacagatgataacaaaaaacaactcaaaatgtagtcaatatgttGGGTGCTTAGAAAGGGGCgcctacagggcctggggcctaggattgcaaatccgccactgtttaaaaatataagtaagtgTAAACAATCTTAAGGCAGATGTACCTTAGGTATAGTTACCCAGGGTACATCTGCCCTAAGGCTAAGGCCCTAAGGCCAGTGCCTTTACTGACCTTTTCCATAGACTGAGGCTGGAACCTGGTCTGCTCAGTCGAGATGTACTCCGAGCGACGAAGCCACGACACATTCTTTGCATGATGACGCGACCTCTTAGAGTCCTGTGGCGTCAAAACGTCGTCTTCTAACAATTTCTCATCTGCTGGGTCCAGAACTGCGTTGCCATCGCCTTGGTAAATGTCCCGGTTTATCAGATCTATGTGGACACCCAAATCATGCTCTGTGAGGACTTCATACCGGTAATTCTTTTCCAATGAGGTGGGATTGTACTGAATGAAACGAGTCGACGGGAAAGGATAAGTAATAAACTTTAAGTCAAATGGTATGTCGGGCAGCGTATTACAGAATTTAACGCGGGTCACAAGCTCCGATCtgtaatgaaaataattatgttatgtaTAGAAATGCCTACGTAGCGGCAGGGTTGTTATGTTTTGAGAAACTAACCTCCTTTCGCCAGTTCTTTGCGGGCGTTTGTCCCGTTCCGGCTCGTTGGTCTGAACCGTTGGCGGCATTATGGGATTCACTTTGAATAAGTATTACAAACACATGTTAAACTTTAACGCCGTTAAAAACATTTGCAATCGCTGTAACTTTATAGCTCGTTTGACAACTGATCGAGTCGAGGTCGCTCATGGGTCGCTCGCTTGGCAGCTTGACATAAGCTTGACTGACAGGCGGAAAGGTCCAAATTAAAGccataacacactaccgcaccggaCGCATCCTTGGTGCGCCACActcataagtgagagcgagaaacagatatctctttctcgctcttgcTTATAGGTAATCATAGCTCGGTTCGGGTCCAAAGAGAGAATTAAGGGTACACTGGGGTACACGGAAAGTACATGTCTAGTCAGTagtaaaaggcgcgaaattctaattttctatAGGACGAAAACCCTTCGCGAGTacgtttttaaatttgccgctcttttctactaaCGAGagtatatagttggtcaagcagatcttgtcagtagaaaaatgcggcaaatttgaaaaatgtaggggcGAAGGGATACCGTCTCATAgaatatttgaatttcgcgcctttttctactgacaagatttgcttgaccatctatatttgtAAAGGCTAGTCTATAAGGCCGCAtacgcacggcagctttttcaacgcgcgttaaaaaagcgtttgaatgacacaaatggataaccatgtatctattcacacgacagcggtggtgctttttatcaagcgttgttggattttcgactttaagccttggtcgttaaattgaatttagagtgcggacagattcaagcgctttattaacgcgcgttgaaaaagctctcgtacGAATGGGGGATAAAAGTTTTCAGTTTTTCATGTATggcaatttatttaattacttccGGGCAATTCCATTCGTTCCATTCCAAATTCTAATCAAccgttcatttcattcattcactTTGTGCCAATCACATTGCCTCTCCGTTTGCTGCCGTTTGATTTCTCAGTTCATGAGTTCACACCGCCATCTTTCTTTTCCAACAAATTTTGTCCGCAGTAAGGTACGTTGAtgtttcaaataaattgtattaaataGTTTTAGTGATCGTTAATTGAACATATAGTTTCCTTTGTAATTCGTGAACTCTTGTAAGTATATATTGGTGTTTCCTTTTGGCTAATATCAGCGTGTAACATCTTCAGCCATGTGGTCGGTCAGCGAACCGAAATTGGTTTTTATATGTACTGCGCACTATGTTTTCAGATATGAAATCTTATGAATAGCCTGCATGTTTCATTGTATAAATGGTTATTTTGCTTTTTGGTTGTCAGTTAATTAATGACATTGACATGAGTAtagaaatttaataatatattgtttTTTCTAGCCGGCACATCGTTTTGTTTCAACGTGGCGGCAAACTTAACTTTTGGTGTTGTTTTAGGAGAAACCATGGGTACTGTTGAGCGTGCTGGCGATGCGACTTCGGAGGTGGAATCCGGTGATGAGGAGGAGATTGTTGGTGGTGGTGAACTGGCGCAGCACCTCATGAAAAGGTCAGTTCATGTTTATAGGTTATGTTCTTTGTGAAACTTTGTTTCGTGTAGTTCCTTAGTAGTTCTCGTAGTTAGACATGTGGGATAACATGTGCAGGGTATCCTTTTATGGTAGTCCTCATGAATCACTTAATAAATACGGCCGCGGCATGATCATGTCCCATAAGTTAGGATTTCTtatgattattaaaaaaaaatggactaGGTTATTTTGTTGGAAGGAACGTCAAGTATTGGTGCAAATTAAATTACTATCTTCATTAATTATTTAAGAAACAATTTGTAGTACAATTAGGTTTACAATTTAATATTGAACTAAATTACTCATAACACATTTAATGGTTCTAGTTCTACATAGCTAATATCACAGATTTATTAAGTCCTCTTTTATAATTTAAAGGCTCTCATGAAAAAATACTGTTATGGCAATAAGTTGAAATACAAGCATAATGAGATACCTACATCTCTTATGCCCTGTGTGGCATCAATAAGCAAAAAACTGATACTTCTAAAACTGACATACATGGTAGACTACGGATAGTAAGACCATGCTTCCCCATCACATGTTCAAACTTTAATTGAATGTGTCATGTGACCCGAATACTCATCCAATGAGTAATGATCTTAATTTAGGCAGGAATGATTCAAGAAGCTTTAACAGTTAAACCAAGTTTACTTTGCAGTAGAATTCCTTACAAATGACACAAGGTAGTTTTATATTGTACTGAACAACTAAGATTATTACTTAGATGATAGTTTTAAAACAGTTTCAAGTTTTGGTTTCTCATAATATCAGCTTACTGATGTTAATTTTTTCTGAAAGATTTCTACATTGACATATCAGGTTTCTATAGCACTTGCGTATCTAACCGTTGTGAAACTAAACTCTTGTCTGGTTTTCTAAGGATTTATGAAGCCGTTAATTTCTTACAAAGTGAGCTCTGTAATCTTACAAGTGCTCACTGACTTAGCAAGGTCTTCTAAAAACAATATCTCTTACCTGATGATAAGCAGACAGATGTGTCACAAGCATGGTGCCTACTCTATAGGTAGACAAGGACTCATTTTGTTAACAAGTTGAGAGAGACATGTAGGTCTGACAATGTATTCACATGCTATGTTAATTACTATGACAATGTATGGCTTCATAAAGTTCTCATTGAAAAAAGTTTCATcagaaatatattaaaaaacccACATGTTCAACAACACGTGTTTACTACGCATGAAAGTATGCTACTATGGAGCATTCCTAAAATAGCATGCCTCAGCTGAccttgaaatattttataggtcAATCATCTTTTCAACACGCCTATTCTACAGACAAATTAGCATTGCAACTGAAAACAA
It contains:
- the LOC134794829 gene encoding RNA polymerase II-associated factor 1 homolog, whose protein sequence is MPPTVQTNEPERDKRPQRTGERRSELVTRVKFCNTLPDIPFDLKFITYPFPSTRFIQYNPTSLEKNYRYEVLTEHDLGVHIDLINRDIYQGDGNAVLDPADEKLLEDDVLTPQDSKRSRHHAKNVSWLRRSEYISTEQTRFQPQSMEKVEAKVGYNVKKIFSEETLYMDRESQIKAIEKTFEDNKLPIEKHYSKPGVVPVEIMPVFPDFEMWKYPCAQVIFDTDPAPADKNVAGQIEAMSQAMIRGVMDESGEQFVAYCLPTEDTILKRRRDVTENVPYLDGDTYEYKMAREYNWNVKSKASKGYEENYFLVVRNHAVYYNELETRVRLSKRRARAGAAAQALTRLVVTHRPLSANEHRILRLREKQLEPVQEEEDEEEEEEDEEEEEKQEQNGEKERSRSRSKSVSKSPAGSERSRSGSRSKSRSKSRSKSRSKSRSKSRSKSRSKSRSRSRSGSAASRKSRSRSRSGSARSGSARSGSGRSRSRSGSRASSRASSRGSRASSKGSGKGSKATSKASSRASSRASKRSSRASSRASRASSKGSRASSKGSRASSKGSRASSRKSGSGSGSERSRSRSGSGSKRGSRSGSASSASSKHSGSD